The Ruminococcus bovis genome includes a region encoding these proteins:
- the pglX gene encoding BREX-1 system adenine-specific DNA-methyltransferase PglX yields the protein MDRTAIRNFAIFARNKLIEDIKERATYFGVTENGISQFYGHLTEEEKVARHHFIEKINRSNEEDYVTSFNDAIEDIAYIWFTRIVALRYMDANSLLPFNNQLFLSKDEKEPKIISTLGDNVLDFTPEDEMNMGKYKAEKDNKSLYILLFVKVNEYLGQNMTVFQNDLDDYVKLLLNLDYDSNGVIAELSKINIDNFTQGVEIMGWFHQYYNTDVFNKLYDGDMSKKKISSKYLPVATQLYTPDWVVKYMVENTLGRVWVDHLIGNGETEKAENFINKWQYYIKDTDEDNPELKKIREKRKDLKPTDIKFIDPCMGSGHILVYAFELLVDIYCNEGYSQSDSALLIVENNLYGLDIDDRASSLSYFALMMKASYYNKNLVLGKYKVNLCSVQESNNIENVDEVALFFSNDNERLLEEFTYLITVFYDGKEYGSILNLRKVDFKSLYNRIEELRNYNPTTKEENNYLKEIFSKLLPLINQANIMSHHYDVVVTNPPYLSNSRMNKKLAMYVNREYNIAKNDLAVVFIQKAVGVLSKEDALIAMITTVSWMYLKSFEKFRKYLLHSFQLNSIVDFGTELFEGKIGHLPVVTWVNRKHLPFQKLCGIRLSEYNYSKRKEKHNQFFNKENYHYTDQYDFAKIPGEPVAYWLGDSFMKAFEQGRTLGELTVCRNGMKTGDNERFLRLWWEVNLSKANFTAENVNDAYESGATYFPYNKGGEYRKWYGNNDYLINWYKNGETVMGKAKLDGRHTQDYNQELKFMPLATWSLITVKPAFRYKQNALSDIAGMSFYTSQDKLLYYLGFCNSVIATEMIKLLAPTMNCQVGDIARLPILHSLSKEQEVNDLVTENINLAKEDFDSFENSWDFTTHPFIKYKTSTGKLLDAYLQWEKVANARFNKVKKNEEKLNDIFLDIYNVKDGFKSEVEEKDVTIYKAEKVRDVKSFLSYVVGCVLGRYNLDDLGNVYTGEVWDIDKYKTFTPVTDNCVVITDNEDYEEDIVYYLKKFLVTVFGENSLEENLAFISSSLNEKGKTPTEKIRNYFFNTFYKEHLSNYTVGVSGKRPIYWMLSSGKKKGFKALVYMHRWYYGTLSGVRSHQLYDMINYYKKAIENLDCNFVDEDDLSYKVMMKYRDTLLSRYDEVQNFEKKLSKLEGVDIDTDDGIKFNHNKVQTTVDGEVINILEKI from the coding sequence ATGGACAGAACAGCAATTAGAAATTTTGCAATTTTTGCAAGAAACAAATTAATTGAAGATATAAAGGAAAGGGCAACTTACTTTGGCGTTACGGAAAACGGTATTTCTCAGTTTTACGGTCACTTAACCGAAGAAGAAAAAGTTGCAAGACATCATTTTATTGAAAAAATAAACAGAAGTAACGAAGAAGATTATGTTACTTCTTTTAATGATGCCATAGAGGATATTGCCTATATTTGGTTTACAAGAATTGTAGCACTAAGATATATGGATGCAAATTCTCTATTGCCTTTTAATAATCAATTGTTCTTGTCCAAAGATGAAAAAGAACCTAAAATCATTTCTACTTTAGGTGATAATGTTCTTGATTTTACACCGGAAGATGAAATGAATATGGGTAAGTATAAAGCAGAAAAAGACAACAAATCTCTGTACATACTTCTGTTTGTAAAGGTCAATGAATATCTAGGTCAAAATATGACAGTATTCCAAAATGACCTTGACGATTATGTAAAACTTCTACTAAACCTTGACTATGACAGTAACGGTGTAATTGCTGAACTTTCTAAGATTAATATTGATAACTTTACCCAAGGTGTAGAGATTATGGGTTGGTTTCATCAGTATTACAATACAGATGTTTTCAACAAACTTTATGACGGTGATATGAGCAAGAAGAAAATTTCTTCAAAATATCTGCCTGTTGCAACTCAGCTATATACACCTGATTGGGTAGTAAAATATATGGTAGAAAATACTCTAGGTAGAGTGTGGGTTGACCATTTAATAGGTAATGGTGAAACTGAAAAGGCAGAGAACTTCATAAACAAATGGCAGTATTATATTAAAGATACTGATGAGGATAATCCTGAGCTTAAAAAAATCAGAGAAAAAAGAAAAGACCTAAAGCCTACTGATATTAAGTTCATTGACCCATGTATGGGTAGTGGTCATATTTTAGTTTATGCCTTTGAACTTTTAGTTGATATTTATTGTAATGAGGGCTATAGCCAAAGTGACTCAGCACTTTTAATTGTAGAAAATAACCTTTATGGTCTTGATATTGATGACAGAGCATCATCACTTTCTTACTTTGCTTTAATGATGAAAGCAAGTTACTACAACAAAAATCTAGTACTTGGTAAGTACAAGGTAAATCTTTGTAGTGTACAAGAAAGTAACAATATTGAAAATGTAGATGAAGTGGCATTATTCTTTAGCAACGATAACGAAAGATTGTTAGAGGAATTTACATATCTAATTACTGTATTTTATGACGGTAAAGAATATGGCAGTATCTTGAATTTAAGGAAAGTGGATTTTAAAAGCCTTTATAACAGAATAGAAGAATTGAGAAATTATAATCCGACAACTAAGGAAGAAAATAATTACTTAAAAGAAATATTCTCAAAGTTACTGCCACTTATTAACCAAGCAAATATTATGTCACATCACTATGATGTGGTAGTTACTAACCCACCATACCTAAGCAATTCAAGAATGAATAAGAAACTTGCAATGTATGTAAATAGGGAATATAACATTGCAAAAAATGATTTAGCAGTAGTGTTTATTCAGAAAGCAGTAGGTGTACTTTCTAAGGAAGATGCACTGATTGCTATGATTACTACAGTTTCTTGGATGTACCTAAAAAGTTTTGAAAAGTTCAGAAAATATTTATTACATAGTTTTCAGCTAAATTCTATTGTGGATTTTGGTACAGAACTTTTTGAGGGTAAAATCGGTCATTTGCCTGTTGTAACATGGGTAAACCGTAAACACCTACCATTCCAAAAGCTATGTGGTATTAGACTTTCTGAATATAACTACAGTAAGCGAAAAGAAAAGCATAATCAGTTCTTTAATAAAGAAAATTACCACTATACCGACCAATATGATTTTGCAAAAATACCGGGAGAACCGGTTGCATATTGGCTGGGGGATAGCTTTATGAAAGCCTTTGAACAAGGCAGAACCTTAGGTGAACTTACTGTATGCAGAAACGGTATGAAAACCGGTGATAATGAAAGGTTCTTAAGATTGTGGTGGGAGGTTAACCTATCTAAAGCAAACTTTACAGCAGAAAATGTAAATGATGCTTATGAAAGTGGTGCAACCTATTTTCCTTATAATAAAGGTGGAGAATATCGTAAGTGGTATGGCAATAATGACTACCTAATTAATTGGTACAAAAACGGTGAAACTGTTATGGGTAAAGCTAAGTTAGACGGTAGGCATACCCAAGACTATAACCAAGAACTAAAGTTTATGCCACTTGCCACATGGTCACTTATTACGGTGAAACCCGCATTTAGATATAAACAAAATGCACTTTCCGATATTGCCGGAATGTCTTTCTACACTAGTCAGGACAAGCTACTTTATTATTTAGGTTTTTGCAATTCTGTTATTGCAACTGAAATGATAAAACTACTTGCACCTACTATGAATTGCCAAGTAGGTGATATTGCCAGACTTCCAATTTTACATTCTTTAAGCAAAGAACAAGAGGTAAATGACCTAGTAACTGAGAATATTAATCTTGCAAAAGAGGACTTTGATTCCTTTGAAAATTCATGGGACTTTACTACTCATCCGTTTATAAAGTACAAGACTTCAACCGGTAAACTCCTTGATGCTTACTTGCAATGGGAGAAGGTAGCTAATGCTAGATTTAATAAGGTTAAGAAAAATGAAGAAAAGCTAAATGATATTTTCCTTGATATTTATAATGTAAAAGATGGCTTTAAAAGTGAAGTTGAAGAAAAAGATGTTACAATTTATAAAGCTGAAAAGGTTAGAGATGTTAAGTCCTTCCTATCATATGTAGTAGGTTGTGTATTAGGTAGATATAACCTTGATGATTTAGGCAATGTATATACAGGTGAAGTGTGGGATATTGATAAGTATAAAACCTTTACACCTGTAACTGATAACTGTGTTGTAATTACCGACAATGAAGATTATGAAGAAGATATTGTTTATTACCTAAAGAAATTCTTAGTAACTGTATTTGGCGAAAATTCTTTAGAAGAAAATTTAGCTTTTATTTCTTCTTCATTAAATGAAAAAGGTAAAACACCAACAGAAAAAATTAGAAACTATTTCTTCAACACCTTCTATAAGGAACATTTGTCTAACTATACAGTAGGTGTATCAGGAAAAAGACCGATTTATTGGATGCTATCTAGTGGCAAGAAAAAGGGCTTTAAAGCACTTGTTTATATGCATAGATGGTATTACGGTACACTTTCAGGTGTTAGAAGTCATCAGCTTTATGATATGATAAATTACTACAAAAAGGCTATTGAAAACTTAGACTGTAATTTTGTAGATGAGGATGATCTAAGCTATAAGGTGATGATGAAGTATAGAGATACTTTACTTTCCAGGTATGATGAAGTACAGAATTTTGAGAAGAAACTTTCTAAACTGGAGGGTGTTGACATTGATACTGATGACGGTATCAAATTTAACCACAATAAAGTACAAACAACAGTAGATGGGGAAGTAATTAATATTCTTGAAAAAATATAA
- a CDS encoding metallophosphoesterase yields the protein MIKYIIFSILFIILVVIFFIAVSDIRFRKIKNVTYTIESEKIKKSIKAVFVSDFHNCGDIGEIVKRIENISPDIVFLGGDLVDRISGCQQGYELANILVQKYNCYFAPGNHEYGLKEPEEVLSNLQKIGVKVLEDKVEKVIINGNKIDICGVYDGVKLSENSMATQLKNVNYNSDKENYRILLAHFPVYAKSYFRYKFDLILSGHEHGGMISLPHKDKGLIGHKGFFPTFSGGEYVKENSVLIVSRGISYPKYNYILPRLFNNPELVVINIKGLNKDNGQNSN from the coding sequence ATGATAAAGTATATTATTTTTTCAATTCTTTTTATTATCCTAGTTGTAATATTTTTCATTGCAGTTAGTGATATTAGATTTCGCAAAATCAAGAATGTAACCTACACAATTGAAAGTGAGAAAATAAAGAAAAGTATAAAAGCTGTCTTTGTTTCTGACTTTCATAATTGTGGCGATATAGGTGAAATAGTGAAAAGAATAGAAAATATTTCTCCTGATATAGTTTTTTTAGGTGGAGATTTAGTTGATAGAATTAGTGGTTGTCAGCAAGGGTATGAGTTAGCTAATATTCTTGTACAGAAATATAACTGCTATTTTGCACCGGGTAATCACGAATACGGACTGAAAGAACCTGAAGAAGTTTTATCAAATTTACAGAAAATTGGTGTAAAGGTTCTTGAGGATAAAGTAGAAAAGGTCATTATAAATGGCAACAAGATTGACATTTGTGGTGTTTATGACGGTGTGAAATTGTCAGAAAATTCTATGGCAACACAACTGAAAAATGTAAATTATAATTCTGATAAAGAAAATTATAGAATTTTACTTGCACATTTTCCTGTTTATGCAAAAAGCTATTTTAGGTATAAATTTGATTTGATACTTTCAGGTCACGAACATGGTGGAATGATTAGCCTACCTCATAAAGATAAGGGACTGATAGGTCACAAAGGCTTTTTCCCTACTTTTTCAGGTGGAGAATATGTAAAGGAAAATTCAGTTTTGATAGTTAGTAGGGGTATCAGCTACCCTAAGTATAACTATATTTTACCAAGACTTTTTAACAACCCTGAGTTGGTTGTAATTAATATTAAAGGTTTGAATAAAGATAATGGACAGAACAGCAATTAG
- a CDS encoding aminopeptidase translates to MKKTDLRNYAKLIAQKGVNVQKNQEVYITAQLDQPEFVKMLVEECYRSGAGKVIVDWNYQPLTKLHVRWQKEKVLSKVEEWEKARLQHKVDVLPAIIYLESEDPDGLKGVNMEKLVKSQQIKRKITKPYRDQMDNKYQWCIAAVPGADWAKKVFPNERKSVAIEKLWEAILYTSRANGDPIKNWEEHNKDLKERCDYLNSLGIETLEYKSSNGTDFKVGMIETAQFLGGCEDTLGTNVPFNANIPSEEIFITPKKGVAEGIVYASKPLSYQGQLIENFSVRFENGKAVEVKAEKNEDLLKSIIAMDENSAYLGEVALVPYDSPIRNSEILFYNTLFDENAACHLAFGEGFTNCLKDYEDLTLEQCRERGINDSLVHVDFMIGNEDLNITAITGDGKRVPIFKDGNWAF, encoded by the coding sequence ATGAAAAAGACAGATTTAAGAAATTATGCAAAGCTAATTGCCCAAAAGGGTGTTAATGTACAGAAAAATCAAGAGGTGTATATTACTGCACAACTTGACCAACCTGAATTTGTGAAAATGCTGGTTGAAGAATGTTACCGAAGTGGTGCAGGTAAAGTTATTGTTGATTGGAACTATCAGCCACTTACTAAACTTCATGTTCGTTGGCAAAAGGAAAAGGTGCTTTCCAAAGTTGAAGAATGGGAAAAGGCTAGACTACAACACAAGGTTGATGTGCTACCTGCAATTATTTATCTTGAAAGTGAAGACCCTGACGGATTAAAGGGTGTTAATATGGAAAAGCTGGTAAAATCTCAGCAGATTAAGAGAAAAATCACTAAGCCATATCGTGACCAAATGGATAATAAGTATCAGTGGTGTATTGCAGCAGTTCCGGGAGCTGATTGGGCAAAGAAAGTTTTCCCTAATGAGCGTAAAAGTGTTGCTATTGAAAAGCTATGGGAAGCTATCCTATACACTTCAAGAGCTAACGGTGACCCTATCAAAAATTGGGAAGAACATAACAAAGACCTAAAAGAAAGATGTGACTACCTAAATTCACTGGGTATTGAAACATTAGAGTACAAGTCATCTAACGGTACTGACTTTAAGGTAGGTATGATAGAAACTGCTCAGTTCCTAGGTGGTTGTGAAGATACACTAGGTACAAATGTACCATTTAATGCAAATATCCCATCAGAAGAAATTTTCATCACACCAAAGAAAGGTGTTGCTGAGGGTATTGTTTATGCATCAAAGCCACTTTCATACCAAGGTCAGCTAATTGAGAATTTCTCAGTAAGATTTGAAAATGGTAAGGCAGTAGAAGTAAAGGCTGAAAAGAATGAGGACCTACTAAAGTCAATTATTGCAATGGATGAAAATTCAGCTTATCTTGGTGAAGTAGCACTTGTACCATATGATTCACCAATCAGAAACAGTGAAATTCTATTCTACAACACATTGTTTGATGAAAATGCAGCTTGTCACCTAGCTTTTGGTGAGGGTTTTACAAACTGTTTAAAGGACTATGAGGACTTAACTCTTGAACAATGCAGAGAAAGAGGCATTAACGATAGCCTAGTTCATGTTGACTTTATGATTGGTAATGAGGACTTAAACATTACTGCTATTACCGGAGACGGCAAGAGAGTACCTATCTTCAAAGATGGTAACTGGGCATTTTAA
- a CDS encoding HAD family hydrolase, with product MNTLYVSDLDGTLLNSDVKISENSKNIINTLIDKGMNFTVATARSLVSASDKIEGLNLKLPVVVYNGTFTMMKDTGDIVNSNYFDKADRDFIIENIKKSSLNPLVYSFVNNVEKVSYNKNFVNQGTKYYLDVRGNDPRMNPLNSSENLYEGNIFYFTIIGEYDEVKEFYNSIKENNNIRVTFQKEIYNESYWCEIMPITASKANGILQLKETYNFDRVVTFGDAINDVPMFQISDECYAMDNACKELKSIATKVILSNNQDGVALFLQEKFNS from the coding sequence ATGAATACACTTTATGTTTCTGACCTTGACGGTACACTACTGAACAGTGATGTTAAGATTAGCGAAAATAGTAAAAATATTATTAACACTCTTATTGATAAAGGAATGAACTTTACAGTTGCTACTGCAAGAAGCTTAGTTTCTGCAAGTGATAAAATTGAGGGTTTGAACCTAAAGTTACCTGTAGTTGTATATAACGGTACTTTCACAATGATGAAAGATACAGGAGATATAGTGAATTCCAATTACTTTGATAAGGCTGACAGAGATTTTATTATTGAAAATATTAAGAAATCTTCACTTAACCCTTTGGTGTATTCATTTGTTAATAATGTAGAAAAGGTTAGCTATAACAAGAATTTTGTAAATCAAGGTACAAAATATTACCTTGATGTTAGAGGTAATGACCCTAGAATGAACCCTCTGAACAGTAGTGAAAACCTTTATGAGGGTAATATTTTTTATTTCACTATTATTGGTGAATATGATGAGGTAAAAGAGTTTTATAATTCTATTAAAGAAAATAACAATATTAGAGTAACATTTCAGAAAGAAATTTATAATGAGTCTTATTGGTGTGAGATTATGCCTATAACTGCATCAAAGGCTAATGGGATTTTGCAGTTAAAAGAAACATATAATTTTGATAGGGTAGTGACCTTTGGTGATGCTATCAATGATGTACCTATGTTTCAGATTTCCGATGAATGTTATGCAATGGATAATGCTTGTAAAGAATTAAAATCAATTGCAACTAAGGTCATTTTAAGTAATAATCAAGATGGTGTAGCTTTATTTTTACAAGAAAAATTTAATAGTTAA
- a CDS encoding helix-turn-helix transcriptional regulator: MKNLKLKSARAGMDISQAKLAELVGVSRQTINAIEKGDYNPTIKLCIAICKALSKTLDELFWEE; the protein is encoded by the coding sequence ATGAAAAATTTAAAGTTAAAGTCTGCTAGGGCAGGTATGGATATTTCTCAGGCTAAACTTGCTGAGCTTGTTGGAGTATCACGACAAACTATAAATGCTATTGAAAAGGGTGACTACAACCCTACAATCAAACTTTGCATTGCAATTTGTAAAGCACTTAGCAAAACTTTGGATGAACTGTTTTGGGAGGAATAA